One cyanobiont of Ornithocercus magnificus DNA segment encodes these proteins:
- a CDS encoding penicillin-binding protein 2 — translation MSVLKSGRAYKNRSKPIALQAVPIHRMKLVVAVLCSGLVGLVGRMSWLQLVQAPILESYARNLQSYKNKPLGTRRPIVDRNGQLVALDEIRFRIWAHPRYFHFLGDNPGITRKPLEVAGRLSTLLATPTSELVRRLGNYDSGVRLADGISPEIAIQLQRLNISGLDLEAYPERIYPQGSLFASVIGFLNQERIPQAGLEQSRHSDLRRYEQIWTLRRGADGTPLPNDLIPGVFYGDGLQLHLTLDSRLQRLARKALSRQVIRWKANRGMALVMDVRNGELLALTSTPTYDPNRYWNSSPAYFREWSVQDLYEPGSTFKPINLAIALQEGVIKPGEYVYDSGELSIGGWSIRNHDRRGNGPISFPTILQVSSNVAMVRTMRKLSPELYWSWLDRLGIATRLNTDLPGAVAGQLKTREEFTRRSIEAATAAFGQGFSITPLKLAQLHALIANGGRLVSPHITRGLSAAGKAMASPEKTSGPQLLRPEVTRTILKWMETVVENGSGYGVQTPGYRISGKTGTAQKAHGGAYSDGVKICSFVATLPTEDPRYVVLVVVDEPKGDDAYGATVAVPVAKRIIDTLLVIERIQPSVAIAVNEINPVES, via the coding sequence ATGTCTGTGCTCAAGTCGGGTCGAGCCTACAAAAACCGGAGCAAGCCTATAGCGCTTCAAGCAGTCCCCATACATCGGATGAAGCTTGTTGTAGCTGTTCTCTGCTCTGGACTAGTAGGGCTGGTCGGGCGAATGTCATGGTTACAGCTGGTACAAGCACCTATTCTTGAATCATATGCTCGAAACTTACAATCCTATAAAAATAAGCCCCTAGGCACTCGACGCCCGATTGTGGATCGCAACGGGCAACTTGTGGCTCTAGACGAGATCCGCTTTAGAATCTGGGCCCATCCACGCTACTTCCATTTTCTTGGTGACAATCCTGGAATAACTCGCAAACCACTTGAGGTGGCAGGGCGCCTATCTACCTTATTAGCCACTCCGACATCAGAGTTAGTCAGACGCCTGGGCAATTATGATTCTGGGGTTCGTCTCGCAGATGGAATTAGTCCTGAGATAGCAATACAGCTACAACGACTCAACATCAGTGGCCTTGACCTAGAGGCATATCCTGAGCGTATTTACCCTCAGGGCTCGCTTTTTGCTAGTGTGATCGGCTTCCTCAACCAGGAACGGATTCCTCAAGCAGGGCTAGAACAAAGTCGGCATTCAGATTTACGGCGTTATGAGCAGATCTGGACCTTAAGACGCGGAGCTGATGGTACCCCATTGCCTAATGATCTAATTCCCGGTGTTTTTTATGGCGATGGTCTGCAACTACATCTCACTCTTGATTCTAGGCTCCAGCGTCTTGCTAGAAAGGCACTAAGCCGGCAAGTTATCAGGTGGAAAGCTAATCGCGGCATGGCATTGGTCATGGATGTAAGGAATGGCGAACTCTTGGCCCTTACCTCAACACCTACATATGATCCCAACCGCTATTGGAATTCCTCACCAGCCTATTTTCGAGAGTGGTCAGTTCAAGACCTCTACGAGCCAGGCTCAACATTTAAACCAATCAATCTTGCTATTGCCTTGCAAGAGGGTGTGATAAAGCCTGGTGAATATGTATATGATAGTGGCGAGCTTAGTATTGGTGGTTGGTCTATTCGCAACCATGACCGCCGGGGCAATGGTCCAATTAGTTTCCCAACTATACTGCAAGTGTCCAGCAACGTCGCTATGGTGCGGACAATGAGAAAGCTTAGCCCTGAACTCTACTGGAGCTGGCTTGACCGACTTGGCATCGCGACTCGCCTAAACACAGATTTGCCTGGAGCTGTTGCAGGTCAGCTAAAGACAAGAGAGGAGTTCACTCGACGGTCTATAGAAGCTGCCACAGCAGCATTTGGTCAGGGATTCTCCATCACTCCTCTAAAGTTGGCACAGCTCCACGCCCTAATTGCTAACGGTGGCCGACTTGTAAGCCCTCATATAACTCGAGGGCTCAGCGCTGCTGGTAAGGCCATGGCTTCACCCGAGAAAACATCTGGGCCCCAGCTACTGCGACCTGAAGTTACGCGAACAATCCTCAAGTGGATGGAGACTGTTGTTGAGAATGGAAGCGGATACGGGGTCCAAACTCCTGGGTATCGAATTAGTGGTAAGACAGGGACCGCACAAAAAGCACACGGTGGCGCCTATAGTGATGGGGTAAAAATCTGCAGTTTCGTCGCTACACTTCCCACTGAGGATCCACGCTACGTTGTCCTTGTTGTGGTAGATGAACCTAAGGGAGATGATGCTTATGGTGCTACTGTCGCTGTACCAGTAGCAAAGAGAATCATTGACACTCTACTCGTGATAGAGCGCATTCAGCCTTCTGTAGCCATTGCTGTCAATGAGATCAACCCCGTTGAGAGCTAA
- a CDS encoding transaldolase — translation MANLLDQLSSMTIIVVDTGDLEAIRRLTPRDATTNPSLILSAAQIPAYQSLIDEALHCSRKLLGASAAVEEVVHEALDEISVIFGKEILKIVSQRVSTEVDARLSFDTEATIVKARKLISLYNQAGISKDRVLIKIASTWEGIKAAEVLEKEGIHCNLTLLFGFAQAVACAEAGVTLISPFVGRILDWYKAENSHVTYLGPEDPGVISVTKIFNYFKAYGYKTEIMGASFRNTDEIIELAGCDLLTISPKLLDQLGSIEGSLTRRLDANQPVTAEPRVHLDQACFEEMMAGDRMAREKLKEGIRGFSKAIETLEAQLAHRLAVLEGGSAFNHAVHEIFMLNDLDGDGCITREEWLGSDAVFDALDHDHDGCLAQDDVRSGLGAALALTTA, via the coding sequence ATGGCTAATCTTCTTGATCAGCTGTCTTCAATGACTATCATTGTTGTTGATACTGGTGACTTGGAGGCAATCCGAAGACTCACCCCTCGCGATGCCACTACTAACCCTTCTTTAATCCTGAGTGCTGCTCAAATTCCTGCCTATCAAAGTCTAATAGATGAGGCACTACATTGTTCCCGCAAGCTGCTGGGTGCATCTGCTGCGGTTGAAGAAGTAGTGCATGAAGCACTCGATGAAATAAGCGTAATCTTCGGTAAGGAGATTCTCAAGATCGTCTCCCAAAGAGTCTCTACAGAAGTAGATGCTCGCCTTAGCTTTGACACCGAAGCTACTATCGTCAAGGCTCGAAAACTGATTTCTCTTTACAATCAGGCTGGAATCAGCAAAGACCGCGTACTGATTAAGATTGCTTCTACTTGGGAAGGTATTAAGGCTGCCGAGGTTCTTGAGAAAGAAGGTATTCACTGCAATCTTACCTTATTATTCGGCTTTGCTCAGGCTGTAGCCTGTGCTGAGGCTGGTGTCACTCTGATCTCACCTTTTGTAGGGAGAATTCTCGATTGGTATAAGGCTGAAAATAGCCATGTTACCTATCTCGGTCCAGAAGATCCAGGAGTGATCTCCGTCACGAAAATCTTCAATTATTTCAAAGCCTATGGCTACAAAACAGAAATCATGGGAGCTAGCTTCCGCAACACTGATGAGATTATTGAGCTTGCCGGCTGTGACCTGTTAACTATCTCGCCAAAACTATTGGATCAGCTTGGCTCAATCGAAGGTTCATTAACCCGCCGTCTGGATGCCAATCAACCAGTAACTGCCGAGCCCAGAGTTCATCTAGATCAAGCCTGTTTTGAAGAGATGATGGCTGGTGATCGCATGGCTCGCGAGAAACTTAAGGAAGGAATACGAGGGTTTAGTAAAGCAATTGAAACTCTCGAAGCACAACTTGCTCATCGTCTAGCAGTTCTTGAAGGAGGTTCTGCGTTCAATCATGCTGTCCATGAGATCTTTATGCTAAATGACTTAGATGGTGATGGCTGCATCACACGTGAGGAGTGGCTAGGCAGTGATGCGGTATTCGATGCTCTTGATCATGATCATGACGGCTGCTTAGCACAAGATGATGTTCGTTCAGGTCTTGGGGCTGCTCTAGCACTAACTACAGCATGA
- a CDS encoding CPBP family intramembrane metalloprotease: protein MVAVLTFVLALTIWLLGLLDSLKRPSVMPVLSLQQQEIALLAEPMVPTPLRPLLVGRDPREALRVILSETPLNRLDDRQRLLLAGLTSNIASRRAVLATPVVDPVLSSLSDALVGSTAHINSTTSLQDLLSKLSDDPLLRSISCTALGGLSSQCYLDDPARLALSRLVLSAAVPSLALLFGSLLLLRHFWQLLRGTQPAWPPLRGALPLTLADMSLLIAGGFVILSEVIAPLVVAPLLGSINWLSDSPQHDAVGVLIGYGVLAFPPLAILLLQLRGLKQDLCPPNGWLQWQIRPAGRAIAQSIRGWFMVMPPVLLTGWLATRLAGDQGGSNPLLELVLRSHDFLSLLLLATTAVVLAPLFEEMIFRGVLLPVLCCRLGQIWGVFVSALVFAVAHLSIGELVPLLVLGLGLSLLRLSSGRLFPSVLMHALWNGITFTNLLLLGG, encoded by the coding sequence GTGGTCGCAGTCCTGACTTTTGTTCTTGCTCTTACGATCTGGTTACTCGGATTGCTAGATAGCCTCAAACGGCCATCAGTTATGCCCGTTCTCTCGCTGCAGCAGCAAGAAATTGCTCTGCTAGCTGAGCCTATGGTTCCTACTCCATTGCGCCCGCTGTTAGTAGGGAGGGACCCACGCGAAGCACTACGGGTGATCCTCTCAGAAACACCCTTGAATCGCTTGGACGATAGACAACGCCTCCTACTAGCAGGACTAACCTCCAATATCGCCAGCCGACGTGCAGTACTGGCTACACCAGTCGTTGACCCTGTATTGAGTTCTCTAAGCGATGCTCTAGTTGGGTCAACAGCGCACATCAACTCCACTACATCACTTCAGGATCTTCTCAGCAAACTCTCCGATGATCCGCTGCTAAGGAGCATTAGCTGTACTGCACTTGGCGGTTTGTCATCTCAGTGTTACTTAGATGATCCTGCCCGACTTGCCCTCAGCCGGTTAGTACTTAGCGCGGCAGTTCCCTCTTTAGCCCTGCTATTTGGATCCCTACTGCTCTTACGTCATTTTTGGCAGCTACTACGCGGCACTCAGCCCGCTTGGCCTCCACTACGTGGTGCTCTGCCACTCACACTTGCTGATATGTCGCTTCTTATAGCAGGCGGGTTCGTGATCCTCAGCGAGGTGATTGCCCCACTTGTTGTAGCTCCATTGCTTGGAAGCATAAACTGGCTCAGTGACAGTCCCCAGCATGATGCTGTCGGTGTGCTGATTGGCTATGGGGTGCTTGCATTTCCTCCTCTTGCTATACTGTTATTGCAGTTAAGAGGACTAAAACAAGATCTATGTCCCCCTAATGGCTGGCTTCAATGGCAAATACGCCCAGCTGGTCGAGCTATAGCTCAAAGCATTCGCGGATGGTTTATGGTAATGCCTCCGGTTTTACTTACGGGCTGGTTAGCAACAAGGCTGGCAGGCGACCAAGGTGGCAGCAACCCTTTATTGGAACTTGTGTTGCGTAGCCATGATTTTTTGTCTCTGCTGCTGCTAGCAACCACAGCTGTAGTACTGGCTCCACTCTTCGAGGAAATGATCTTCCGTGGTGTATTGTTACCAGTATTATGTTGCCGGCTGGGCCAGATCTGGGGAGTATTTGTTAGCGCACTAGTGTTTGCTGTCGCACACCTTAGTATCGGAGAGTTAGTGCCGCTACTTGTGCTTGGGCTTGGCTTAAGTCTACTTAGACTTAGCAGTGGTCGCCTCTTCCCCAGCGTGTTAATGCACGCGCTCTGGAACGGCATTACCTTCACTAATCTATTACTTTTGGGAGGTTGA